ATTTTCATCGGTCCAATCTTCAAAGCCAAAAGTATGCTCTGTAATGAACTCTTGGTTATAGAGTCCTTCTTTAATGATCACATGGGCGATACCCAGGGCTAGAGCACCGTCGGTACCTGGATTGATGGGCACCCATTCATCTGCCTTAGCAGCAGTGATGGAAAGACGGGGTTCGATTTGAACAATCTTGGCCCGGATGGGACGTCCTCGACGCATATGGCCATAAGCCCGAAGGAGTCGCGTTGTGGGTCGCCAGGCCTCAATAAACCCCCCCCCAAAGCAAAGGAGATAGTTGGTATGATCCCAATCATATCCTAAATATGCTTTGACTCCCTGAGTCAGATAATGGGCTTGAGCACTTCCATCGGCACAAATACTGCTGTGCCCCACATGATTGGGAGATCCATAGGCAGCCATAAAACGGTCAATGAGACTTCCCATCTGTCCCCGATTGCGACCGCTCATGAAAATGAGTCTATGGGGTTCCCCCTTCTCTCTCAGAGCTTTGAGTCTGTTGACTACTGTGGCAATGGCTTCCTCCCAACTGATCTGCTCCCAATTTCCTGAACCCCGTTCACCTATTCGACGTAAGGGTCCTTTGATACGATCAGGATCGTAAAGGATCTGGAGACCGATGTGCCCTTTAGGACAGAGCCGCCCTTGATTAATTGGGTGGCGGGGATTCCCTTCAATCTTAACCGCTCGTCCATCAACAACCCGAACCAGAATCCCACAACCGGCAGGACATTGAAGGCAAACACTGGGAACTTGATGCTCCTCTCGAATCCGTTGAGGTGGCGCAACTCCTCCTTGCACAAAGTTCTTGGAAAGGTATCCTGTCGCCGCCATAGTTACGCCTCCTGCGAGAGATGTTTTAATAAAGGCTCGTCGTGAGAATTGCATAACCTTTTCCTCCTTCTTTCTCTGTTTTATGACTTCTGCCTATATTGCCTGAACTAATTAAGAAAGACCGCAATTAGTATGCCAGATTCAAAATATGGAAACTCTCTCCTAAGAGGTAACCACACCGGAGGGTTCCAAGCTCTGGACGAGGTATAAGCATTGTACCCTGTTCCTGAAAAGCAAAAACTTATAGCATCTGTCTTAAAATCTGATAATGCTAAAGGAAACCCAATGTTTATAAATATATAAAGGAATGTCAGAAATCAGGACGAGAACAGATTAAACGGATTCACCTTTTTAAGGAAGATCCTCTTGTTCCCCGTTCCTTCTAACTGATGGGTGATTCCTGACAACAGATCACCAGGTTTTTCTAAATTCGTTAATTAACCTGGCAATGTTATAAATTACCGAAAAAAACTCCGGTGGGATGGTCTGTCTGTAGCTAATGCGGCCTTGCTTCCGGGTCTTTTAACTCTGTAGGACCTGTTTATAAAAAACATTGTCAGATTTTACAGGCTATGGGTTCCAGGTATATAGCTGTTACTACAAGCAAATGAGATAAATTTCTGAAAAAGAAAAGGGTATCAAATTTGTCTTTTGTCTTAATTTTTGACATAATTTAATAACTTTTATAAATCTTAAATTTCTACGAATACTGTAAGTTTTTAAGACACATGGCTTACATCCTGCCTTTTAATTCAGAGGTCAGCCCGAACCTGTAACTCTTTTTATGATAATATCTTAAATCTGAGTTCAATATCTTGTGAAGTCTGGCATTTGAATTGCTAATTTATATCTAATCGGTGCCTGTTCATAGGACTTTTATATAAGAGAGATCTTGGAAGCCGAGGTTGTGCCCGCAAATAGTTTCCCGATTGCCATAATCGAATATCTCAGCTTTTGCATGTGGCGGCTCATGGATAGGTACCAGGACTCCAGATCTAAAACAAGCATCAATCATTGAGAAAATGGACCTTATACTGGCCATTCTAAGGCTGCTTGCGAAGAAGGAGATGTGTAGGTATTGCATCTGACAGACCCTTGCAGCAATAAAGCCAGGGAGAGATAAAGCTTGAAGCAGAGGGAAGTTGTATCCTTCTTCCCCATCATCTTAGGAGGCCGAGATAAGCGTCTGGCTTGAACAGGGAGGTACGTATGTGGCTTAGTAAGAAAGACTTACGTAAAGTGGTAAAAGCAGAGACCCATGCTTTCCGCTCGCCCGCGCCCACCCAGATGATATCAAGTGGGGAGTTTATGCCCCTTGCCCAGACTCCGGCGCAGTGCCATGTAGAGCAAAGAATCAAGGAGATAGCCGATATCCATGGCAAAAAGCTTGGGCTGAACCGACGGCAGTTCCTCCGGACGAGTTGCGGTATGGCTGCAATGTTCCTGGCGATGAACGAAGTGTTCGGCCCCCTTTTCCATATTGATCCAGTAGAAGCTGCGGATCCGGAAGCTGCTGAGGAGCGCCGGGCATCCCTGGCCGGTGAGTTCATCTTCGATGCACAAACCCACCATGTTCATAATGCCTACTCCTGGGGGGGTATCCTGTTCCTGACGCAGTATGCTCAAGGGAAAAATCCACAGAAGAAAGCCTGGAACCCTAAGTTAGGGACTATGCCGCCGACCTTGGATTGGCTGAAGTTTGACCAGTATGTCAAGGAGATTTTCCTGGACAGTGATACTAAAGTGGCACTCCTCAGTGGGTTTACATCTGAAACACCGGAAAATATGGCTCTGACATCGGACCAAATTGTAGAGAGCCGCAACCGTTTCAATGAGTTCACGGGAACCCGACGGATGCTGGCCCATGGCCTTTTCTGGCCAGGTAAAGAAGGTAATCTCGAAGAGATGGACCGACTGGTGAAAGAACTCAAAATTGATTCCTGGAAGGGATACACGGTGGGTGACCCGTTGTACGGGGAGTCCAAGTATCCCTGGATGATGAATGATGAGAAGATTGCCTTTCCTTGCTGGGAGCTAGCTGAAAAGTCAGGGGTCCGGAATGTATGTGTCCACAAAGGGCTGATGCCTCCCGATTATGAGCAGAGCTTCAAGAACTGGCGTTATGCTGGCGTAGAGGATGTCGGTGAGGCAGCCAAGGCCTTTCCCAACCTGAACTTCATTATCTACCACTCGGCCCTCAAACCACTCCTGGATGTTGAAGAAACAGCCGCAGAATTTGAAAAGACCGGTTATATCCCCTGGATTACCGATCTGGCCCAGATTCCGAAAAAATATGGTGTGGATAACGTTTATGCCGAGTTGGGAACAGTTTTTGGCTCAACGGTAGTTACCCATCCCCGACTGGCAGCAGCTATCCTGGGACAACTTATCCAGGGTTTTGGGGTAGACCATGTTATCTGGGGGACAGACTCAATCTGGTATGGAACACCCCAGTGGCAGATCGAGGCATTTCGACGGCTTGAAATCCCTGAAGATCTGCAAGAAAAATACGGCTTTACTCCTTTGGGACCCGCCACAGGCTATGTCAAGCGTGCCATCTTTGGCCTTAATGGAGCCCGAGTGTTCAAAATAGACCACACGGCCAAGCTCGATCCGGTACCGCCAGATTTCAAGGATAAGATTACCACCATGAAGGCCGAATATCAAGAATTGGGCCCAGAACCCAGTAATACTTACTACGGATGGATCCGGAAACGAGTTTAGGAAAAGAGGGACAGGAAGAAAGGGTGCAGAATTCCCATGAATTACAAGACGATGATTTGAATAACACCGATTCCACATGATTACTTCACCCAGGAGGTCCGGTTTCTCCTTTCCCCTGTCAATGGGAGGAACCGGTTCCCCTAAAGTTGAAGTATTTAAGCGTTGGTATAAGGTCCGAGGAGAAGCTATGAGAGTATACCCCACGAGATGGTTAGCTGGATGGATGATGGTCACAGGATTAACTCTTATGATCTGGAGGGTAGGGTTTGCCCAGGGGGTTTCCTGTTCCAAGCCCATAGCACCTTGTAAAGCCTGTCACACCTCGGCTGCTGTGATGAGGGAGTTGGTGGGATGCATGGCTCAACCCTGGATAATCCCACCCGAAGCGAAAGAAGCGAAAAATCCGATTCCAAGTTCCCCTAAAGTCCTCGAAGAGGGCAAAGGGCTTTATAAGGTCAATTGTGAAGGTTGCCATGGAACCCAGGGAGGTGAATTAGGCCCCATCGCAGTGAAATTTACCATACCTGTTCCTAACCTCGGCGCTCCAACCGTCCAGGCCCAGACGGATGGAGAGTTATTTTGGAAGATTTCCAATGGGAAAGGTATCATGCCTGCCTGGAGCACCATTCTGAGCGATGAAGACTGCTGGAAGCTGGTGATCTTTATTCGGACCTTCCGGAACCCATAACAGGGTTGTAGGGGCGAAGAGATAGCAACAGCCATCCTTAGTTGATCAAAAAATTCCGATGTCAGATGATATTCTTTGGACAGAAGAAGCTTTGCAGCGAGTTCAGAACGCACCGGATTTCGTACGGCCGGGTATCTACAAACTCATGGTCAAGCGAGCTCGAGAGCGTGGATATAAAGTCATCACCTCTGAGTTTTTAACCGAGATCCGAAATGAATCCATGATGCGAGTCTCCAAAGTTATTAAGAAGTTTGGGTTTGAAGAACTCAGCATGGGCGCGTTTGAAGTGGCCAAAGAAAAAATGCAAAAAAATCCTCGAAAGGTAAAGGTGATTGAAGAGATTAAGAACTTTCTAAAACAACGTACGGAGAAAAATGAAAGGATTCTGGAGAAATTCAGAAGCTATATAGAGACAGTTCCAGAACGGGGTCTCCCTTGGACAGAAGAAGCCTTAAAGCGCATGGAGAGAGTACCTCCTTTTGTCAGATCTATGGCCGAAAAAACCATTGAAACAGAAGCCAAAAGGCGGGGGGAGAAGGTTGTAACCCCGGAGGTTGTGGAAACCATTTTTCACCAACTTATTCCGGATACCGTTAAACAGGCTTTAGGGATTAGAAGGACAGAACATTCTTCCTAGGAAGGAAAGGGCAGGTGTTGTACAAACAGATCGTTGAAGCGGGGATCAGAGGAAAGCTCTAAATACTCCACAGAACGGGCGATAGAAGCAACGGTTTTCCTGAAATTTCTGTGGCAGAGGACCATTCGAGCACCGACACCGGCAGTATTTCCAATGCATACGATTCTCTCAAGGTCGATAGGTACTAAAAGTCCTATACGGACGGCTGCGCAAGGATCCAGGGAAGTGCCAAAGGCGCCACACAGGTAAATCCGATCCAGTTGATGGGGGGATAAACCGGCATATTCCAGCAGTCGTTCCACACCTGCGGCGATGGTAGCCTTGGCTGCTTGTAGTTCCTGCACATCCCTTTGAGAGAGAAGAATCTCCTTTCCTTCATTAGATGCCACTACCAGTTCAGGTCCATCCCTTGTGTCCCTGAGCCGGGAAGCTAAGAGGGAACCAGTATCCTTATGGAAGCGGCCTGAGGGGAGCAATATCCCCACGTCTACCAACAAAGCAAGTAAAGAAATCAGTCCTGAACCGGAGATGCCCCTGGGTTTGTTCTCACCCAGTACCTGATACTCCAACGAACCTCTCTCGGAATTGTAGAAGAATCGACTTATAGCGCCGGGCTGGGCCCGTATACCACAGCAAACGCGACCTCCCTCAAAGGCAGGCCCGGCGGCTACCGAGCAGGCTAAGAGCCTTCCTTGATGGCACAGAAGTACCTTGGCATCAGTTCCTATATCTACTACAAGACAGGTGTCTTTCCGCCTCTCCATATCCAAGAAGAGAGCTGTAGCTACAACATCAGCCCCCAGATTACCTGATATCAGTGGAAGGGTCTCCAGTCTGGCCTCATCCAAAAGCCCCTTCAAGGGTAAATCTTTGAGGGGAAATATCTTTCCTTCAGTGAAAGAAGGCTTGAAGGGAGAGACCTCTATAGGATCTATTCCTAGTAGAAAATGTAACATAACAGGATTACCTACTACCACCAGGTGAAAGATATCTTCAAGAGCGCAGCCCCCTAGGCGAGTCAACTGAAGGATGAGCCGCCACACGGCAGATAGACAAAGGAGCTGGAGTCGGCATAGACCCTTGCTGCTGGAGCGGGTGTAACAAATGCGGGAGAAACCATCGAGTCCATATGCAACCTGGGGATTTCGGGTACTGAGGGCCGCCTTTTGAACTCCCGTCTTCAGATCTACCAGATAGGCGGCCAGGGTGGTAGTACCTATATCTAACACGATCCCCATAAGGGGATCATCCAGAGCCTGGCGTACCTGTAAAAGTTCGTCATCAAAAAAGATTAGCTCCTGGTCCCCTTCTCGCCGTGAATATACCGAGGGTCGCAACTCCACCGTAACCTCCTGGAAGACATCTAAACATTTGTAGGTAGGTCCTACATCCAAAAAAGCCACCTCCACCTGGGTATCTTCTTTCACATGAAAGAAACAGGCCAAACGGTACCCTGCTTCCAGATCTGAGGAGGCTAGAAGCCGCAAGTCTCCAGAACTGGGGGGAAAAGCATGATGGATAAGACGAACTCGGCATCGACCACAGGTTCCCCATTCAGCACATTCTGGGAAAAGAGGAAGTGAGGTGCTCCGATAGGCATCCAGAAGAGTGCTTCCCTTCGGAACCTGAACCGTTACCCTCTGGGGAAGAAAAGTTACATTGACCATAGGAAGTATCCCAGGCCGGTACCAAACCCCGGCCAGGGCTTTATATCACTGCTCATGTTGAAATACCTCTGATGAACCCTGTAAACTGAACCCACAGCAACAAATTCCGGAGCATATCCAGCAAACTCCTCCAGACCCAAGTCATAAACTTCCAAACCAGCTTCTTCCAGTATCTTATGAAAGGCAAATTGATATTACTACCAATTCTGATGGAATAGGTCGCATCCTGGGGGGGGAGCAACTCTGTATGGCCCTTATGCAAGCCGTCCTTCCCTTCCTTCCTCGCCGGCGAGGAGGGTTAGGGTGGGTCCATGCTTGCTTTACCTTCCCTTTCAATACTGACCTCCTATTAACTCCCTCTCAAACGTTAAGGAAAGTTGCAATTTATATTCCAGGCTTCATAAAACGCCGGGGTTTTCCCCAGGACGTTGGGATATCTCTAATTATGGATATTAAGCCGGATGCAGGTGTAACACGATATATTCTCATTGGAAGGGAGGGATTAAAGAGATTGTCCTAAAGTTCTACAACTCCAATAGAAACCCAATATCCATGGGAGATATCAGATGATGTCGGAAGTTAGGGCAAAAGACAGATCCGGTACCATTTTAAAGATTACAGTATCTTATCTATCCTGGTCAGGAGCGATGGGAGCTGAAGTCCTCGGCGAAGTAAAGCCGTCTTTGCTCACATGGGCCTAGATGAGCCCATATATGACCATACCAACAGATCTTAAATATCTTGCTTTCGCAATACCCGGTCTGAGATAAGGAGGGGGGTAGCCACCCAGACCCCGAGGGCTGAGATCAGAAGCAGGCTGCTGGCCATCTGACCA
The genomic region above belongs to Candidatus Limnocylindrales bacterium and contains:
- a CDS encoding amidohydrolase family protein, with amino-acid sequence MWLSKKDLRKVVKAETHAFRSPAPTQMISSGEFMPLAQTPAQCHVEQRIKEIADIHGKKLGLNRRQFLRTSCGMAAMFLAMNEVFGPLFHIDPVEAADPEAAEERRASLAGEFIFDAQTHHVHNAYSWGGILFLTQYAQGKNPQKKAWNPKLGTMPPTLDWLKFDQYVKEIFLDSDTKVALLSGFTSETPENMALTSDQIVESRNRFNEFTGTRRMLAHGLFWPGKEGNLEEMDRLVKELKIDSWKGYTVGDPLYGESKYPWMMNDEKIAFPCWELAEKSGVRNVCVHKGLMPPDYEQSFKNWRYAGVEDVGEAAKAFPNLNFIIYHSALKPLLDVEETAAEFEKTGYIPWITDLAQIPKKYGVDNVYAELGTVFGSTVVTHPRLAAAILGQLIQGFGVDHVIWGTDSIWYGTPQWQIEAFRRLEIPEDLQEKYGFTPLGPATGYVKRAIFGLNGARVFKIDHTAKLDPVPPDFKDKITTMKAEYQELGPEPSNTYYGWIRKRV
- a CDS encoding cytochrome c is translated as MRVYPTRWLAGWMMVTGLTLMIWRVGFAQGVSCSKPIAPCKACHTSAAVMRELVGCMAQPWIIPPEAKEAKNPIPSSPKVLEEGKGLYKVNCEGCHGTQGGELGPIAVKFTIPVPNLGAPTVQAQTDGELFWKISNGKGIMPAWSTILSDEDCWKLVIFIRTFRNP
- a CDS encoding PCP reductase family protein is translated as MSDDILWTEEALQRVQNAPDFVRPGIYKLMVKRARERGYKVITSEFLTEIRNESMMRVSKVIKKFGFEELSMGAFEVAKEKMQKNPRKVKVIEEIKNFLKQRTEKNERILEKFRSYIETVPERGLPWTEEALKRMERVPPFVRSMAEKTIETEAKRRGEKVVTPEVVETIFHQLIPDTVKQALGIRRTEHSS
- a CDS encoding ASKHA domain-containing protein produces the protein MVNVTFLPQRVTVQVPKGSTLLDAYRSTSLPLFPECAEWGTCGRCRVRLIHHAFPPSSGDLRLLASSDLEAGYRLACFFHVKEDTQVEVAFLDVGPTYKCLDVFQEVTVELRPSVYSRREGDQELIFFDDELLQVRQALDDPLMGIVLDIGTTTLAAYLVDLKTGVQKAALSTRNPQVAYGLDGFSRICYTRSSSKGLCRLQLLCLSAVWRLILQLTRLGGCALEDIFHLVVVGNPVMLHFLLGIDPIEVSPFKPSFTEGKIFPLKDLPLKGLLDEARLETLPLISGNLGADVVATALFLDMERRKDTCLVVDIGTDAKVLLCHQGRLLACSVAAGPAFEGGRVCCGIRAQPGAISRFFYNSERGSLEYQVLGENKPRGISGSGLISLLALLVDVGILLPSGRFHKDTGSLLASRLRDTRDGPELVVASNEGKEILLSQRDVQELQAAKATIAAGVERLLEYAGLSPHQLDRIYLCGAFGTSLDPCAAVRIGLLVPIDLERIVCIGNTAGVGARMVLCHRNFRKTVASIARSVEYLELSSDPRFNDLFVQHLPFPS